In one window of Candidatus Sulfuricurvum sp. RIFRC-1 DNA:
- the pseC gene encoding UDP-4-amino-4,6-dideoxy-N-acetyl-beta-L-altrosamine transaminase yields MIPYSTQFIEEDDIAAVVKILKSSHLTQGAKVEEFEESIARYVGAAYCVSFNSATSALLGAYAAIGLTENDEIITTPISFVATSNMAVALGAKPIFCDIKMDGNIDESLIESLITPRTRALVPVDFAGKPVAIEAIKTIAKKHNLLVIEDASHALGSAINDHKIGSFADMSVFSFHAIKPITTGEGGAVVTNDEELAKRLKLFRSHGIIKKQLWNSDMVSLGHNFRLTEFAAALGLSQLHKLNRFLQTRNAIASYYDERFSGHKLFSTIAINSNEQSARHLYPLLLNPTLHCAKEDIFSELQSRGLGVQVHYKPIYQNSFYKERFGEIRLPTSELFYKSELSIPCHQKMSLEDAKIVADTLLEVIEKYSYRGCSF; encoded by the coding sequence ATGATTCCCTATTCGACTCAGTTTATTGAAGAGGATGATATTGCCGCCGTTGTTAAAATCCTAAAAAGTTCTCATTTGACGCAAGGAGCTAAAGTCGAGGAGTTCGAGGAATCCATTGCTCGATATGTGGGTGCTGCATATTGTGTCTCTTTCAACTCGGCAACGTCCGCTTTATTGGGTGCATATGCTGCCATCGGACTCACAGAAAACGATGAGATCATCACCACTCCCATCAGTTTTGTCGCAACCTCAAATATGGCAGTCGCACTGGGAGCAAAACCGATTTTTTGCGATATTAAAATGGACGGAAATATCGATGAATCTTTGATCGAATCGCTCATCACTCCACGAACCCGTGCACTCGTCCCTGTCGATTTTGCCGGAAAACCGGTCGCTATCGAAGCGATCAAAACCATCGCTAAAAAACACAATCTTCTCGTAATCGAAGATGCTTCCCACGCATTGGGAAGTGCCATCAACGATCATAAAATCGGCTCGTTTGCCGACATGAGTGTTTTTAGTTTTCATGCGATCAAGCCGATCACGACCGGAGAGGGGGGTGCGGTGGTGACGAACGACGAAGAGTTAGCAAAACGGCTAAAACTCTTTCGCTCTCACGGTATCATCAAAAAACAGCTGTGGAACTCCGATATGGTGAGTCTGGGGCATAATTTTCGTCTCACCGAGTTTGCCGCCGCACTGGGGCTGTCTCAGCTTCATAAACTGAATCGTTTTCTCCAAACGCGCAATGCAATTGCCAGTTATTACGATGAACGTTTTTCAGGGCATAAACTTTTTTCTACTATCGCAATCAATTCTAACGAACAAAGTGCGCGACATCTCTACCCCCTTTTACTCAATCCGACATTGCATTGTGCCAAAGAGGATATTTTCAGTGAACTGCAATCACGCGGTCTTGGGGTACAGGTTCACTATAAACCGATTTATCAAAATAGTTTTTACAAAGAGCGTTTTGGAGAAATCAGACTTCCCACTAGCGAACTGTTCTACAAAAGCGAGCTCTCTATTCCCTGCCATCAAAAGATGTCTCTGGAAGACGCAAAAATAGTTGCCGATACACTTCTCGAAGTGATTGAAAAATATTCTTATCGAGGATGCAGTTTCTAA
- the pseB gene encoding UDP-N-acetylglucosamine 4,6-dehydratase (inverting), with product MLNGKNILITGGTGSFGKQFVKTILKHYKPNKIIIYSRDELKQYEMAQRFNDPCMRYFIGDVRDLPRLENAMNGVDYVVHAAALKHVPIAEYNPMECIKTNINGAQNVIDAALHCGVSRVIALSTDKAASPINLYGATKLASDKLFVAANNIRGGQDIRFAVVRYGNVLGSRGSVVPFFQKLISKGATELPITDERMTRFWITLQEGVDFVLKNFQRMHGGETFIPKIPSMKVVDVAHAIAPHLSHKNVGIRPGEKMHEVMCPRDDSHLTLEFHDHYVIKPTIQFTEAADFSKNNCGEIGKAVEYGFKYSSETNTEWLTPEALLEKIALTQGEEK from the coding sequence ATGCTAAATGGAAAAAACATTCTTATAACCGGTGGGACCGGAAGTTTCGGCAAGCAATTTGTCAAAACGATTTTAAAACACTACAAACCGAACAAAATCATTATTTATTCCCGTGACGAACTCAAACAATACGAGATGGCTCAGCGGTTTAACGATCCGTGTATGCGTTATTTTATCGGTGATGTGCGTGATTTACCTCGTTTGGAAAATGCAATGAACGGTGTCGATTATGTGGTTCATGCAGCAGCTCTCAAACATGTTCCTATCGCAGAATACAATCCGATGGAATGTATTAAAACCAATATCAATGGGGCTCAAAATGTGATTGATGCCGCATTGCATTGCGGTGTAAGCCGTGTTATCGCCCTATCAACCGATAAAGCCGCCAGCCCTATCAACCTCTATGGTGCGACCAAGTTGGCAAGCGATAAGCTCTTTGTTGCCGCCAATAATATTCGAGGTGGACAAGACATCCGTTTCGCAGTTGTCCGCTACGGAAATGTTTTAGGTTCACGCGGTTCCGTTGTCCCTTTTTTCCAAAAGCTCATTTCCAAAGGAGCAACGGAGTTACCGATTACCGATGAACGGATGACGCGATTTTGGATTACCCTACAAGAGGGAGTTGATTTTGTCCTTAAAAACTTTCAACGTATGCATGGGGGGGAGACATTTATCCCTAAAATCCCTTCCATGAAAGTGGTAGATGTTGCCCATGCCATCGCTCCGCATCTCTCTCATAAAAATGTCGGTATTCGTCCGGGTGAAAAAATGCATGAAGTGATGTGTCCGCGTGATGACTCCCACCTCACATTAGAGTTTCACGACCATTATGTCATTAAACCGACCATTCAATTTACCGAAGCCGCCGATTTTTCGAAAAACAATTGCGGTGAAATAGGAAAAGCTGTCGAATACGGTTTTAAATACAGTTCTGAAACCAATACGGAATGGCTCACTCCCGAAGCGTTGCTCGAAAAAATTGCCCTAACTCAAGGCGAAGAGAAATGA
- the rplD gene encoding 50S ribosomal protein L4: protein MSAIVLNEKFEKASELALPESFSGINTHNLYLYVKSYQASLRADTASAKTRSTINGGGKKPWAQKGKGGARAGSRRSPIFVGGAVAHGPNTGRNYDQKINKKQKKLALKCALDALATAGKLFIVDSIEVPTGKTKDALALFNALNVRDALLVKKILDENTYLAFRNIASTYVVEENELNAFLAATYRSVVIEKAVWENLTKES from the coding sequence ATGAGTGCTATTGTCTTAAATGAAAAATTTGAAAAAGCCTCTGAATTGGCATTGCCTGAGAGCTTCAGCGGTATCAATACCCATAACCTCTATTTGTACGTTAAATCGTATCAAGCGAGCCTCCGTGCAGATACTGCATCGGCTAAAACTCGCTCGACAATTAATGGTGGTGGTAAAAAACCATGGGCTCAAAAAGGTAAAGGTGGAGCACGTGCCGGTTCACGTCGTTCACCGATCTTCGTTGGCGGTGCTGTTGCACATGGTCCAAACACAGGTCGTAACTACGATCAGAAGATCAATAAAAAGCAAAAGAAACTAGCGCTTAAATGTGCGTTGGATGCTTTGGCAACAGCTGGAAAACTTTTCATCGTTGATTCGATTGAAGTTCCAACTGGTAAAACAAAAGACGCATTGGCGTTGTTCAATGCATTGAATGTTCGTGATGCGTTGTTGGTGAAAAAGATTCTCGATGAGAATACCTATCTTGCATTCCGTAACATTGCTTCTACTTATGTTGTAGAAGAGAATGAACTCAACGCCTTTTTGGCTGCGACATACCGTTCGGTGGTTATCGAAAAAGCGGTATGGGAAAATCTGACTAAAGAGAGCTAA
- a CDS encoding 50S ribosomal protein L23: MADITDIKSILYTEKTLGLQEEGVIVVQTSPRMTKNALKEVFREYFGIVPARVNSLNQSGKVKRFRGLAGKQNDFKKFYVKLPEGAQIDSLAV; encoded by the coding sequence ATGGCAGATATTACTGATATCAAATCAATCCTGTATACAGAGAAGACCCTTGGTCTTCAAGAAGAGGGTGTTATCGTTGTTCAAACGTCTCCACGTATGACAAAGAACGCTCTTAAAGAGGTGTTTAGAGAGTATTTCGGAATCGTTCCGGCTCGCGTAAACTCACTAAACCAAAGCGGAAAAGTTAAACGTTTCCGTGGTCTTGCTGGCAAACAAAATGACTTTAAAAAGTTTTATGTGAAATTGCCAGAAGGCGCACAAATCGATAGTTTGGCGGTGTAA
- the fliD gene encoding flagellar filament capping protein FliD gives MAVSSLGAGSGVLTSTVIEQLKAADTAAIITPLDNKISLQKQKDSALSLLSSLLTTFKTSANSLGDSALYQKRSVSGSTASVSVTANAGVAIQSFSVSNTIMALKTVKESGQFSATTNSVATGSGTMTLTVGGVAYAINYTSSTTLEDLKDSINDAAESSVKASTLQVGTNDYRLVLTSAQTGAAQTISLTDSVGGSLDTKLLAYNATTNPTGMQEIQAARDASFKFNGISMIRSTNTITDIVSGMTLNLLQESGSANISIAQDTQAISDNMTSFVENYNTLTSQLTSMTTTDLTAGKVGIFNGDNSINAITREINQLVTSLSDSGLSLPQFGIDLSEKGTMSFNSSTFLTKFNAESSAAETFFAGSTTVDGLFTSINTLLARYTDNNGIMSTLTNGSTTDLKALNTNKIRSQALLDARYDAMTARFIQYDAIMTKLTNQFASLKTQINMAINGTNT, from the coding sequence ATGGCAGTTAGTTCACTTGGAGCAGGGTCGGGGGTACTTACATCAACTGTTATTGAACAGCTTAAAGCTGCGGATACAGCCGCAATAATTACTCCGCTTGACAATAAAATTTCTTTACAAAAACAAAAAGATAGTGCGCTAAGCCTTCTAAGCAGTCTTCTAACAACTTTTAAAACCAGTGCAAACAGTTTGGGGGATAGTGCTCTTTATCAAAAACGCAGTGTTAGTGGAAGTACTGCTTCGGTAAGTGTTACAGCAAATGCGGGGGTGGCAATACAATCGTTTTCGGTTTCCAATACTATCATGGCACTTAAGACCGTTAAAGAATCAGGACAGTTTAGTGCGACGACCAACAGTGTCGCTACCGGATCAGGAACGATGACTCTCACTGTTGGCGGTGTAGCATATGCCATTAACTACACATCATCAACTACACTGGAAGATCTTAAAGATTCGATCAATGATGCGGCCGAAAGCAGTGTGAAAGCATCTACTTTACAAGTAGGAACAAATGATTATCGTCTTGTTTTAACATCCGCACAAACAGGAGCGGCTCAGACTATTAGCCTGACCGATTCCGTTGGCGGGTCTCTCGATACCAAATTACTCGCCTATAATGCAACAACCAATCCGACCGGCATGCAAGAGATACAAGCCGCACGTGATGCATCGTTTAAATTCAATGGCATCAGTATGATTAGAAGCACCAATACAATTACCGATATTGTTTCCGGTATGACACTCAATCTACTGCAGGAGAGTGGAAGTGCAAATATTTCTATTGCTCAAGATACTCAAGCCATTAGTGACAACATGACTTCTTTTGTCGAAAATTACAACACCTTGACGTCTCAATTGACGAGTATGACGACAACCGATCTAACGGCCGGAAAAGTTGGTATTTTTAATGGAGACAATTCCATTAATGCTATCACACGTGAAATTAATCAACTCGTCACCTCTCTAAGTGATAGCGGTCTTTCATTACCTCAATTCGGAATCGATCTGAGTGAAAAAGGGACGATGAGTTTTAATTCCAGTACTTTTCTTACAAAATTTAATGCTGAATCCTCTGCTGCGGAAACTTTTTTTGCAGGAAGTACAACCGTAGATGGCTTATTTACATCAATCAATACTTTGCTCGCCAGATATACTGATAATAATGGTATTATGAGCACACTAACGAATGGATCAACAACCGATCTTAAAGCACTCAATACTAATAAAATCCGATCTCAAGCGTTATTAGATGCACGTTATGATGCTATGACCGCACGGTTTATTCAATATGATGCAATTATGACTAAACTAACCAATCAATTTGCTTCATTGAAAACGCAAATAAACATGGCAATCAACGGCACAAATACTTAA
- a CDS encoding ribonuclease HII, whose protein sequence is MHLCGIDEAGRGPLAGPLTIAGVILHQPISGLNDSKKLTEKKREALFDIICENSAYHIARFSAAQIDELGLSACLAAGLREIMAALGEADYLYDGNSKFGVSGLRTMVKADATIPEVSAASILAKVTRDREMVELASLYPQYGFEGHKGYGSAAHVEAIRQYGHCEIHRKSFKLKSLQPSLF, encoded by the coding sequence ATGCATCTTTGCGGAATCGATGAAGCGGGACGGGGACCTTTGGCCGGACCGCTGACTATTGCAGGAGTTATTTTACATCAACCGATATCGGGTCTAAACGACTCTAAAAAACTCACCGAAAAAAAGCGTGAAGCCCTCTTTGATATCATTTGCGAAAACTCGGCTTACCATATCGCCCGCTTTAGCGCGGCACAAATCGATGAACTGGGACTATCGGCATGTTTGGCGGCTGGATTGCGTGAAATCATGGCAGCGTTGGGGGAAGCCGATTATCTCTACGACGGAAACTCAAAATTTGGAGTCAGCGGACTGCGAACGATGGTCAAAGCCGATGCGACGATCCCTGAGGTGAGTGCCGCCTCTATCTTAGCGAAAGTGACACGGGACCGTGAGATGGTAGAACTCGCATCACTCTACCCGCAGTATGGGTTTGAAGGACATAAAGGGTATGGGAGTGCCGCTCATGTCGAAGCGATCCGCCAATACGGACATTGTGAAATTCATCGTAAAAGTTTTAAATTAAAATCGCTTCAGCCCTCGTTGTTTTAG
- the rpsJ gene encoding 30S ribosomal protein S10, translating to MEKIRLKLRAYDHRVLDRSVASIVEAVKRTGAEIRGPIPLPTKIRKYTVLKSPHVNKDSREQFEIRMHARLIDIVSATPDTVDSLMKLDLAPEVDVEVRSMDK from the coding sequence ATGGAAAAAATTCGTTTAAAACTTAGAGCGTACGATCATCGTGTACTTGATCGTTCAGTTGCCTCTATCGTTGAAGCTGTAAAGCGAACGGGTGCGGAAATCCGCGGACCGATCCCTTTGCCAACCAAGATTCGTAAATATACGGTTCTTAAATCTCCGCACGTCAATAAAGACTCACGTGAGCAATTTGAGATCCGTATGCACGCACGTTTGATCGACATCGTGTCGGCTACGCCAGATACAGTTGATTCGTTGATGAAGCTTGACTTGGCTCCGGAAGTGGACGTAGAAGTTCGCTCTATGGACAAGTAA
- a CDS encoding TIGR04219 family outer membrane beta-barrel protein, which yields MFRSAILAVCLMSASASAATILGFGAEADYYTPSASGDFDYKNTQTRFNSDDESGYQVGLYLEHPIPLLPNVRVDFTPDTSFSGSDGLGGINKVSFEQTDITPYYEILDNVVDIDLGVSFKIIDATIEGAINDSFSEVIPMGYLGMALTPPLSPLSIEGSVKYIGYNGDSLTDARIKVLWKIAAGLGAQAGYRYESLDIKDRFDTKTNVTFKGPFVGFNYRF from the coding sequence ATGTTTAGATCAGCCATTTTGGCCGTATGTTTGATGTCCGCCAGCGCATCAGCGGCAACAATTTTAGGATTCGGTGCCGAGGCAGATTACTACACACCGAGTGCAAGCGGAGATTTTGATTATAAAAATACCCAGACCCGTTTTAACAGTGATGACGAGTCGGGATACCAAGTGGGGCTGTATTTAGAACATCCTATCCCTTTGCTTCCGAATGTACGTGTTGATTTCACACCGGATACGAGCTTTAGCGGTTCAGATGGGCTCGGCGGTATAAATAAAGTTTCATTTGAGCAGACAGATATTACTCCGTATTATGAAATTCTTGATAATGTTGTTGATATTGATCTTGGGGTCAGTTTTAAAATTATCGATGCCACGATCGAAGGTGCGATCAATGATAGTTTTAGCGAAGTGATTCCGATGGGGTATTTGGGGATGGCCCTGACTCCTCCGCTCTCCCCGCTGAGTATAGAGGGCAGTGTCAAATACATCGGATATAACGGAGATTCGCTAACCGATGCCCGAATTAAAGTTTTATGGAAAATTGCTGCCGGCTTAGGAGCTCAAGCAGGGTATCGATATGAATCACTCGATATCAAAGACCGTTTTGATACCAAAACCAATGTTACTTTTAAAGGACCGTTTGTCGGTTTTAACTACCGCTTCTAA
- a CDS encoding ATP-binding protein, with translation MKTLLDEYYRYDLHNVAFIERKQSIGEESTLIYGITQSGKTALIKNYLLSHKKSTYLYIDCRDLRLDIHELNSSLELFCRENKISILALDNYNDAIKLFEIDQIILSSEASLELPYYHIHLELLDYEEFLAFESKYDSTALNHFFQLGGFPSMHRIASEDRVLYLQSTLIHALEPIEFSILSQASKMVTQKVSAFNLYERLKGERKISKDKLYFHLQSMYERGYLKSLSKFNHPSAVKKLYLCDIAIKHALVVQKHFGRLFENLVFSELDKHHIECYYDEGIDFYLPQRGQIIIASPFANEHALFKKVEALEGFIVSNRVREVIAVTMNLESTLSHPISRIEMIPFERWALGDDT, from the coding sequence ATGAAAACTTTATTAGATGAGTACTATCGATACGATTTACATAATGTCGCCTTTATCGAACGTAAGCAATCAATCGGCGAAGAAAGTACCCTGATTTATGGGATTACCCAGTCAGGGAAAACCGCATTGATCAAAAATTATCTCCTTTCTCATAAAAAATCAACCTATCTGTATATTGATTGCAGAGACCTACGGCTGGATATTCATGAGTTGAACAGCTCCTTGGAACTATTTTGCCGCGAAAACAAGATTTCCATTTTGGCATTGGACAATTATAATGACGCTATCAAGCTCTTTGAGATCGACCAGATTATCCTCTCATCGGAGGCTTCACTTGAGCTTCCTTATTATCACATACATCTCGAGTTGCTCGACTATGAAGAGTTTTTAGCCTTTGAAAGCAAATATGACTCTACGGCATTGAACCATTTTTTTCAGCTCGGCGGATTTCCCTCTATGCACCGTATCGCCAGTGAAGATCGGGTTCTTTATTTGCAAAGCACTCTTATCCATGCATTGGAGCCGATCGAATTTTCGATCCTTTCCCAAGCCTCCAAGATGGTGACACAAAAGGTCTCTGCCTTCAACCTCTACGAACGGCTCAAAGGGGAACGGAAAATTTCCAAAGACAAACTCTATTTCCATCTGCAATCGATGTATGAGCGAGGCTATCTCAAAAGCTTATCCAAGTTTAATCACCCCAGCGCCGTCAAGAAACTCTATTTATGCGACATTGCGATCAAACATGCCCTCGTTGTCCAAAAACATTTCGGACGTCTTTTCGAGAATCTTGTTTTCTCGGAGTTGGATAAACACCATATCGAATGCTATTATGACGAGGGGATCGATTTTTATCTCCCGCAGCGGGGTCAAATCATCATCGCTTCACCGTTTGCGAATGAGCATGCCTTGTTTAAAAAAGTAGAAGCGCTGGAGGGATTTATCGTCTCAAACCGCGTTCGTGAGGTTATCGCAGTAACGATGAATCTGGAGAGTACCCTCTCTCACCCGATCTCCCGTATCGAGATGATCCCGTTTGAGAGATGGGCTTTAGGGGATGATACTTAG
- a CDS encoding HDOD domain-containing protein: MRIELMEQIEHVPMLPETVQKVEAVFNDSNATVADMANAIKNDPIITAYILKTANSPIYGLSRTVNDIATAVSLLGREAVRTFTIASAANSCMELDLSPYGMSKETYLARSQLQNALVSRWVSKVDRTLLAHLSLASFLLELGKVVISRYLIESNQSALLSGNLEKGISIKQAEIVACGSKSEDVTATLFFRWNFDPDLVHLIRFANEPEDASDPETQEMAKFLKVAKEAITLDGKITEDTLKNAHDLIEEYGMNQNLFDEAVEKILAAA; the protein is encoded by the coding sequence ATGAGAATTGAATTAATGGAACAGATTGAACATGTTCCGATGTTACCGGAAACCGTTCAAAAAGTAGAAGCGGTATTTAATGATTCGAACGCTACGGTTGCCGATATGGCAAATGCAATTAAAAATGACCCGATTATTACGGCATACATCCTTAAAACAGCCAACTCTCCCATATATGGTTTGAGTCGAACGGTAAATGATATTGCGACGGCGGTTTCATTATTGGGGAGAGAAGCGGTTCGTACTTTCACCATTGCATCAGCGGCAAACTCCTGCATGGAACTAGATCTTTCTCCATATGGCATGAGCAAAGAAACTTATTTAGCACGTTCACAACTTCAAAATGCCCTCGTCAGCCGCTGGGTATCAAAAGTAGATCGAACATTACTAGCCCATCTCTCATTGGCATCGTTTTTATTGGAACTGGGTAAGGTCGTCATTAGCCGCTATTTGATTGAATCCAATCAAAGTGCATTGTTGAGCGGAAATCTAGAAAAAGGAATTTCGATCAAGCAAGCAGAGATTGTAGCCTGTGGCAGCAAATCTGAAGACGTTACGGCAACATTGTTTTTCCGTTGGAATTTTGATCCTGATTTGGTTCATTTGATCCGTTTTGCTAACGAGCCTGAAGATGCGTCTGATCCTGAAACCCAAGAGATGGCAAAATTCCTCAAAGTCGCCAAAGAAGCGATTACGCTCGATGGCAAAATCACCGAGGATACTCTCAAAAATGCGCATGATCTTATCGAAGAGTACGGAATGAATCAAAACCTCTTTGATGAAGCGGTCGAAAAAATTCTCGCCGCCGCCTAA
- the rplC gene encoding 50S ribosomal protein L3 has translation MEYIVEKIGMSRTIGVPSKAVTLLKVKEVKVCEVVDGTALVAYSQGKARNKPIEGQQKKYNLSAEFNKFATLEVANTEAGDLDMTPLADAKKVKSAFKTKGRGFTGVMKRWNFAGGPGAHGHRFHRTGGSIGNREWPGKVQKGRKMSGQYGNELVTVKNEVMSFDAQNGVLVVVGAVPGANGALGRVKVVKQ, from the coding sequence GTGGAATACATTGTAGAAAAGATCGGCATGAGCCGAACGATTGGCGTACCAAGTAAAGCGGTAACTCTTTTAAAAGTAAAAGAAGTGAAAGTTTGCGAAGTAGTAGATGGCACTGCTCTCGTAGCATATAGCCAAGGAAAAGCACGCAATAAGCCGATTGAGGGTCAGCAAAAGAAATATAACCTTTCTGCTGAATTCAATAAATTCGCTACATTGGAAGTTGCTAACACCGAAGCCGGTGATTTGGACATGACACCTTTAGCGGATGCTAAAAAAGTTAAAAGTGCATTCAAAACCAAAGGTCGCGGTTTTACCGGCGTTATGAAACGTTGGAATTTTGCCGGCGGACCAGGCGCACACGGTCACCGTTTTCACCGTACTGGTGGATCTATCGGTAACCGCGAATGGCCAGGTAAAGTCCAAAAAGGGCGTAAAATGTCTGGTCAATACGGTAACGAATTAGTTACTGTTAAAAACGAAGTGATGTCTTTTGACGCACAAAACGGTGTATTGGTTGTCGTGGGCGCTGTCCCAGGTGCAAACGGTGCATTAGGTCGAGTAAAGGTTGTTAAACAATGA